From a single Brassica napus cultivar Da-Ae chromosome C9, Da-Ae, whole genome shotgun sequence genomic region:
- the LOC106350498 gene encoding L-type lectin-domain containing receptor kinase I.7-like, producing the protein MKQFVAEIVCMKSLKHRSLVPLLGYCRRKHELLLVSEYMPNGSLDDYLFNHDKPTLSWRRRFAILKDISLALNYIHTEADHVVIHRDIKSSNVMLDAEFNGRLGDFGMSRLYERGTDPTTTAAVGTVGYMAPELTTFGASTVTDVYAFGVFLLEVTCGRRPVELRVPVEKRFLIKWVCECWRGSSLLDAVDPKLTEFSSREVKRVLKIGLLCANLAPDARPSMEQVVQYLNGNLALPEFWPYSPGIGALTPTTLSPEQLSLESVSLSSSLCNTSMFITHTVLYGSG; encoded by the coding sequence ATGAAGCAATTTGTCGCAGAGATCGTGTGCATGAAGAGTTTAAAACACCGGAGCTTAGTTCCACTTCTTGGGTATTGCAGGAGGAAACATGAGTTATTACTTGTCTCTGAGTACATGCCAAATGGTAGCCTTGATGATTACTTGTTTAATCATGATAAACCGACACTATCCTGGCGGAGAAGATTtgcaattctcaaagacatctcCTTAGCTCTTAATTACATACATACAGAAGCTGACCATGTTGTTATACACAGAGATATCAAATCTTCTAACGTTATGTTGGACGCAGAGTTTAATGGAAGGTTGGGAGATTTTGGTATGTCCAGGTTATATGAAAGAGGGACTGATCCAACCACAACAGCTGCAGTTGGGACTGTTGGTTACATGGCTCCTGAGCTTACAACATTTGGAGCATCCACCGTGACTGATGTATACGCTTTTGGTGTTTTCTTGCTTGAAGTAACTTGTGGGAGGAGACCTGTGGAGCTTCGTGTGCCggttgaaaaacgttttctGATCAAATGGGTTTGTGAATGCTGGAGAGGGTCCTCTTTGCTTGATGCTGTAGATCCAAAGTTGACAGAATTCTCATCCAGAGAAGTCAAGCGGGTTCTGAAAATTGGGTTGCTCTGTGCAAACCTTGCTCCAGATGCAAGACCGTCCATGGAACAAGTGGTGCAGTACTTAAACGGAAACCTAGCATTGCCCGAGTTTTGGCCATATTCTCCTGGAATTGGAGCTCTCACTCCAACAACGCTTTCACCAGAACAGCTCTCGCTCGAATCAGTATCACTGTCTTCTTCCTTATGCAACACCTCAATGTTTATTACTCATACAGTTCTCTACGGGAGTGGATGA